CTCTGGCTAACACTCCCTGAGGGCCTAAACAGCAAGGAAATGCTGCCCCTGGCAGTAACCGAGCTGGTCGCCTACACCCCGGGAACTGCCTTCTACGGTGATGGTCGAGGTGCCAACAACATTCGAGTTTGCTACTCGCACCCAACTGCAGAGAACGTAAAGGTTGGTATCAAGCGACTTTCTAACGTTGTGAACCTGCAGCTAGACCTACTCGACACCTTCCGAGCCGAGTAGTCGTGGCGCTTCGGGTTCTAGTTTTAGCCGGTGGCATCTCGCACGAGCGCGATGTATCCCTGAAGTCAGGACGAAGAGTTGCTGACGCGCTGTTGGATGCTGGTGCAGAGGTGGAGATTCGCGAGCCCGATGCCGATTTGATCGGTCACCTGATTGCCTCTCGTCCAGATGTTGTTTGGTCCACCCTGCACGGCTCAGTTGGGGAGGATGGCACCATTCAATGCCTCCTGGAGCTCGCTGGAATCCCTTTTGTTGGTTCAGATGGGGCGGCAGCTCAGCTGGCTTGGCACAAACCAACAGCAAAGACCATCCTGAGACGCCACGGCGTTCAAACGCCGGACTCGATTTCGCTGCCTCGTGCTACCTTTCGCGAGCTAAACGCTGAATCGGTGCTGGCTATGGTTGGCACTCAGCTTGGATTCCCATTGATTGTGAAGCCAGCCGAGAGCGGCTCCGCACAGGGTGTTACCAAGGTTGAGTCAGCCGCTAGTTTTGCGAAGGCCATGGTTGATGCCTTCGTTTACTGCGACACCGTGATCATTGAGAAATTTGTGGCTGGGACAGAGCTAGCGGTTTCAGTGGTGGATCTTGGCTTCGGTCCAAGGGCCCTACCGGCGGTTGAAGTTGAGGTTGAGGGTGGCAGTTTCGGTTACAACGAGCGCTACAACCCTGGCGAAACCAACTACTACGTGCCCGCTAGATTGAGCCCTGCGGTGGTGGAACGAGCAGCGGAGGTCGCTCTGACGGCCCACAACGCCTTGAGATTGCGCCATCTTTCGCGAATCGACCTGATCGTCGACCATGAGGGCACGCCTTGGTTCCTAGAAGCCAATGTGACTCCTGGGATGACGGAAACTTCGCTCTTCCCCCAGGCAATCGTTGCCGATGGTTCGGAGTTAGCGGAGTCCTATCTTTCAATCGCCCAGGCGGCGGCTAGAAACTAATCCTTTTGGATCTGCTCAACTATGCGACGCAGGTCAGCAATGTTGCCAA
The genomic region above belongs to Aquiluna sp. KACHI24 and contains:
- a CDS encoding D-alanine--D-alanine ligase produces the protein MALRVLVLAGGISHERDVSLKSGRRVADALLDAGAEVEIREPDADLIGHLIASRPDVVWSTLHGSVGEDGTIQCLLELAGIPFVGSDGAAAQLAWHKPTAKTILRRHGVQTPDSISLPRATFRELNAESVLAMVGTQLGFPLIVKPAESGSAQGVTKVESAASFAKAMVDAFVYCDTVIIEKFVAGTELAVSVVDLGFGPRALPAVEVEVEGGSFGYNERYNPGETNYYVPARLSPAVVERAAEVALTAHNALRLRHLSRIDLIVDHEGTPWFLEANVTPGMTETSLFPQAIVADGSELAESYLSIAQAAARN